The following are encoded together in the Capsulimonas corticalis genome:
- a CDS encoding NADPH-dependent FMN reductase, protein MTAKLNVALIYGSTREGRFCDTIADWIAGEILSQDGFALDLVDPAQLDLPHRHEARQSPELSALKERLAAADAFVVVTPEYNHGYPAALKFLIDSVYEEWRGKPVAFVSYGGVSGGLRAVEQLRPVFAELHAMTIRDSVSFANPWEQFGPGGKLLQPERAAKTAALMLEQLQWWAAALREARDADARRLAAV, encoded by the coding sequence ATGACCGCGAAACTGAACGTCGCGCTGATTTATGGAAGCACGCGCGAAGGCCGATTTTGTGATACGATCGCCGATTGGATCGCCGGAGAGATCTTAAGTCAAGACGGCTTCGCGCTCGACCTCGTCGATCCGGCCCAGCTGGATCTGCCGCATCGCCATGAAGCGCGGCAAAGCCCCGAATTGAGCGCCCTGAAAGAACGCCTCGCCGCCGCCGACGCCTTTGTCGTCGTCACGCCCGAATACAATCATGGATATCCCGCCGCCCTGAAGTTCCTGATCGATTCTGTATACGAAGAGTGGCGGGGCAAGCCGGTCGCGTTTGTCTCCTATGGCGGCGTTTCCGGCGGCCTGCGCGCGGTCGAGCAGCTCCGGCCCGTCTTCGCCGAGCTGCACGCCATGACGATCCGAGACAGCGTCAGCTTCGCCAATCCCTGGGAGCAGTTCGGCCCCGGCGGCAAACTGCTCCAGCCCGAACGCGCCGCCAAAACCGCCGCGCTGATGCTGGAGCAGCTCCAGTGGTGGGCGGCCGCCCTGCGCGAAGCGCGGGACGCAGACGCGCGGCGGCTTGCGGCAGTCTGA
- a CDS encoding NAD(P)H-binding protein: MNTLAQDKRILVTGASGNIGSEVTAQLARANIPARALTHRTAPRDLPDHVEFALGDLTDAATLDECLDGIDTVFLVWRLLPLETAPAMLNAFARRARRIVLLSSSAVRDDAMAQMAPIGRLHAEMERLVEQSGMEWTILRPGSFAINTLWWAPQIRAGDVVRWPYANASSSPIHERDIASVAVRALTEEGHAGAKYHLTGPESLTQQQQVRAIGEALGRPLRFEEISPEAARPQMLANMPPPIVDVLLGVWAGQVNAAPPVTDTVAQITGAPAHPYRTWAADHAADFQKG; this comes from the coding sequence ATGAACACACTTGCTCAGGACAAGAGGATCTTGGTGACGGGAGCGAGCGGCAATATTGGAAGTGAAGTGACGGCGCAGCTCGCCAGGGCGAATATCCCTGCCCGCGCGCTGACGCATCGCACCGCGCCTCGCGATCTGCCGGATCATGTCGAGTTCGCACTGGGCGACCTGACGGACGCCGCGACGCTGGACGAATGCCTGGACGGGATCGATACGGTATTTCTTGTCTGGCGGCTGCTGCCCCTGGAAACCGCGCCGGCCATGCTGAACGCGTTCGCACGGCGCGCGCGCCGCATCGTCCTGCTGTCCTCGTCGGCGGTGCGTGACGACGCCATGGCGCAGATGGCCCCTATCGGCAGGCTGCACGCGGAGATGGAGCGACTGGTGGAGCAATCGGGAATGGAGTGGACGATCCTGCGGCCCGGCAGCTTTGCGATCAACACATTATGGTGGGCGCCGCAGATCCGGGCCGGAGACGTCGTGCGCTGGCCGTACGCGAACGCCTCCTCGTCCCCGATTCACGAGCGCGATATCGCCTCCGTCGCCGTGCGCGCGCTGACCGAGGAAGGCCACGCCGGCGCCAAATACCACCTCACCGGCCCCGAGTCCCTCACTCAGCAGCAGCAGGTGCGCGCCATCGGCGAGGCGCTCGGCCGACCGCTGCGCTTTGAGGAAATTTCACCGGAAGCCGCCCGGCCGCAAATGCTCGCCAATATGCCGCCGCCCATCGTGGATGTGCTGCTCGGCGTCTGGGCCGGTCAGGTGAACGCGGCGCCGCCAGTCACGGACACGGTGGCGCAAATCACGGGAGCGCCGGCGCATCCCTACCGAACATGGGCGGCGGACCACGCCGCCGATTTTCAAAAAGGTTAA
- the soxR gene encoding redox-sensitive transcriptional activator SoxR, with amino-acid sequence MDNLIAISEVSRRSGVAASALRFYEERGLISSQRSGSGHRRYPRSVLRRIAFIVFAQRIGMTLEEVGEELRKLPDGRAPEGEDWAKVSAAWTERVDARIDELRRLRSGLTACIGCGCLSLERCKLVNPDDRAARFGPGPRYWIGPPRRSE; translated from the coding sequence ATGGACAATTTGATTGCGATCAGTGAAGTTTCGCGCCGAAGCGGCGTGGCGGCCTCGGCGCTGCGTTTTTATGAGGAGCGGGGGCTGATTTCGTCACAGCGGTCTGGATCGGGCCATCGCCGCTATCCGCGCTCGGTTTTGCGCCGGATCGCGTTTATTGTCTTCGCGCAGCGGATCGGTATGACGCTGGAGGAGGTGGGCGAGGAGCTGCGGAAGCTGCCTGACGGCCGGGCGCCGGAAGGGGAGGACTGGGCCAAGGTCTCGGCCGCCTGGACCGAGCGGGTCGACGCCCGCATTGACGAGCTCCGCCGGCTTCGATCGGGCCTGACCGCATGCATCGGCTGCGGCTGCCTATCGCTCGAACGCTGCAAGCTGGTCAACCCCGACGACCGCGCTGCGCGTTTCGGCCCCGGCCCGCGTTACTGGATCGGCCCCCCGCGCCGCTCGGAATAG